A single Anopheles funestus chromosome 2RL, idAnoFuneDA-416_04, whole genome shotgun sequence DNA region contains:
- the LOC125765073 gene encoding pachytene checkpoint protein 2 homolog, whose translation MMNDIAAPTIRIEVACTRGFNKAEQSCLVYQHVHDILEERETIQMGTTFTIPVPFVLQVEVCTDIDQYMVRSALLFNFYVLQETPAVAETIKHYSEEMEISQHMLLPSQELHGLWESLIYEEGIKDKMLAFAETSMLFARKGVDKNLITCNRLALFHGPPGTGKTSLCKAVAQKLAIRLNEQYRHAHLVEINSHSLFSRWFSESGKLVQKVFSEIVALLEDEHSLVCVLVDEVESIAYARERISSNEPSDSIRVVNAVLTQLDRLRHFPNVFILATSNLTDSIDTAFLDRADFVQYIGHPTEHAIYEIYRTALHNLQANGIVEKEGKFNRRLSAPAFEGIPSYEDATDPGRASCTVLDILLQIVKLSAGQSGRTLRKIPFLAHALYVKKETDSMINFLTAMRQAIRKVQHDKQTLLHDKKMEQVVTSLHKSL comes from the exons ATGATGAACGACATAGCAGCACCGACCATACGGATAGAGGTGGCTTGCACACGCGG GTTTAATAAGGCGGAGCAGAGTTGTTTGGTGTACCAGCATGTTCACGACATTTTAGAAGAACGGGAAACAATTCAAATGGGCACTACGTTCACCATACCGGTCCCATTCGTTTTGCAAGTCGAGGTGTGCACGGATATTGACCAGTATATGGTACGTTCAGCGCTTTTGTTCAATTTCTACGTGCTCCAGGAGACGCCTGCCGTGGCGGAAACCATCAAGCACTATTcagaagaaatggaaatatcCCAGCATATGCTACTTCCGTCACAAGAGTTGCACGGCCTGTGGGAGAGCTTGATCTACGAGGAAGGCATAAAGGATAAAATGCTGGCGTTTGCCGAAACCTCCATGCTTTTCGCACGAAAGGGTGTTGATAAGAATCTGATCACTTGCAATCGTCTGGCGTTGTTTCACGGACCGCCGGGAACGGGCAAAACGAGCCTCTGTAAGGCCGTTGCTCAAAAGTTGGCCATAAGATTAAACGAGCAATACCGACATGCCCATCTGGTGGAGATCAATAGTCACAGTTTGTTCTCACGCTGGTTCTCCGAGAGTGGCAAGCTGGTGCAGAAAGTGTTCAGCGAGATAGTCGCATTGCTAGAAGATGAACATTCCCTGGTGTGCGTTCTTGTAGACGAGGTTGAATCCATTGCATACGCTAGGGAAAGAATTTCTT caAACGAACCGAGCGACAGTATACGGGTGGTAAATGCCGTTCTAACTCAGCTAGATCGTCTACGCCATTTCCCAAACGTATTTATCCTCGCAACTTCCAACCTAACTGACAGTATCGATACGGCGTTCCTTGATAGAGCCGATTTCGTGCAGTACATAGGCCACCCAACGGAACATGCCATCTACGAAATTTATCGTACGGCTTTGCACAACCTGCAAGCCAATGGGATTGTtgagaaagaaggaaaattcaaTCGACGACTATCGGCACCGGCGTTTGAAGGTATACCGAGCTACGAGGATGCCACAGATCCTGGAAGAGCAAGTTGCACTGTTCTCGACATTCTACTGCAGATCGTTAAGCTGTCGGCAGGACAAAGCGGACGAACGTTGCGCAAAATTCCTTTTCTTGCGCATGCCCTGTACGTAAAGAAGGAAACGGACAGTATGATAAATTTCCTAACCGCCATGCGTCAGGCAATTCGTAAGGTGCAACATGATAAGCAAACGCTATTGCATGATAAGAAAATGGAGCAAGTTGTTACTTCTTTGCATAAATCGCTATAA
- the LOC125765165 gene encoding uncharacterized protein LOC125765165, with protein sequence MKLSFDTRFCTLPATHWTLPLTCLPLSSSSALSGICARWLPADPPDVRIFLHSCCTLLLINNILSYVFLLSRNAVQATSHTEPRTRVRYLHYLLIVWQTNSLLVQGYICYQISNYQHVAELVDLLPLCLCLLFLDTCYAIALNSSLRVMSNIFYGTVFVAFHTVAWLMLLLSLTCIVYREYIDCSFI encoded by the exons ATGAAACTTAGCTTTGACACGCGTTTTTGTACGTTGCCAGCGACACACTGGACGTTGCCACTTACCTGTCTGCCACTATCGTCCAGCTCGGCATTATCGGGAATCTGTGCAAGATGGTTACCCGCAGACCCACCGGATGTAAGAATCTTTCTTCATTCCTGCTGTACTCTACTGTTG ATAAATAACATACTTTCGTATGTGTTTCTATTGTCCAGAAATGCGGTTCAAGCTACAAGCCATACTGAGCCACGCACGAGGGTTAGATACTTGCACTATCTTCTCATCGTTTGGCAGACAAACTCACTGCTGGTGCAGGGATACATTTGCTATCAAATATCTAAT TACCAACATGTAGCAGAACTGGTGGATCTTTTACCACTGTGCCTGTGTTTACTCTTTTTGGACACTTGTTACGCGATAGCACTAAATAGCAGTCTTCGAGTGATGTCGAACATCTTTTATGGAACAGTATTTGTCGCTTTTCATACCGTCGCTTGGCTCATGCTGTTGCTCAGCTTAACCTGTATAGTGTACAGAGAGTATATCGACTGCAGCTTCATTTGA
- the LOC125765086 gene encoding myb-like protein Q has protein sequence MDNCHNYATTSKKKRIPISDDIHIIIKKFRDKDKHDEKPSTSGDHDYDDEHSMDSEELRRVRHQEPSSSSTLVGITSNSNSNSTTCPSGSSLQAVGLGSNHSVQVQLQPQQHIISLGQTHTGLVASSNANLACQSSSNQTEDIKLILRKLSNIEELLKVVAEQSLSRLTAIKQETGATLTAAPGAQLTAVDTNQIIQQHHQQQQQQHHQQQQQQQQQQTVTQNAEIESCFKFPIRSLKELIELNKSICGDESLYNKLFEHLTKIRLDCDQNIVINALTSIVSDEVLDAVTWDTGKKFKLSSVVLFSDSLYVAWFKDKMKYDEYVTEMKDAIERSHKRHAKVKTKRNQQNSQLQQPQSLQPIMHSPLGTSNSASANAPPGTVSTISCDNSALVLE, from the exons ATGGACAATTGCCACAACTATGCCACCACAT cgaaaaagaaacgaatccCAATCTCCGACGATATACACATCATTATCAAAAAGTTCCGTGACAAGGACAAGCACGACGAGAAGCCTT CTACATCAGGTGACCATGACTACGACGACGAGCATAGCATGGATTCGGAGGAACTGCGGCGTGTCCGGCACCAGGAACCGTCGTCCTCCTCCACTCTGGTAGGCATCACGTCGAATAGCAACAGTAACAGTACAACGTGCCCGAGCGGCAGCTCGTTACAGGCGGTCGGCTTAGGAAGCAACCATTCGGTGCAGGTGCAACTGCAGCCACAGCAACACATCATTTCACTAGGCCAGACCCATACCGGACTGGTGGCGAGCAGTAATGCAAACCTAGCATGccaaagcagcagcaaccagaCGGAGGATATCAAGCTTATACTGCGAAAGTTGTCCAACATCGAGGAGCTGCTGAAGGTGGTCGCCGAACAGAGTCTAAGTCGTCTAACGGCGATAAAGCAGGAAACGGGAGCTACGTTGACGGCTGCTCCCGGTGCCCAGCTGACGGCGGTGGATACGAACCAAATAATtcagcaacatcatcaacaacagcagcaacaacaccatcagcagcagcagcagcagcaacagcaacaaacggtAACCCAGAACGCGGAGATTGAATCGTGCTTCAAGTTCCCAATTCGCTCGCTGAAGGAGCTGATCGAGCTGAACAAGAGCATCTGCGGCGACGAGTCGCTGTACAACAAGCTGTTCGAGCATCTCACCAAAATAAGACTGGACTGTGACCAAAACATAGTCATCAATGCGCTTACGTCCATTGTCAGTGACGAGGTGCTGGATGCGGTTACGTGGGACACTGGGAAAAAGTTTAAACTATCCTCGGTCGTGCTGTTTAGCGATTCGCTGTACG TCGCTTGGTTTAAGGACAAAATGAAGTACGATGAGTATGTGACCGAGATGAAGGATGCCATCGAACGATCGCACAAGCGGCATGCTAAggtaaaaacgaaacgaaaccaacaGAACAGCCAACTGCAGCAGCCCCAGTCCCTGCAACCGATCATGCATTCGCCTTTGGGGACAAGCAACAGTGCCAGCGCGAACGCTCCGCCGGGGACCGTTAGCACGATCAGTTGTGACAATAGTGCATTAGTACTCGAATAG